The Microbulbifer hydrolyticus genome has a segment encoding these proteins:
- the rpmB gene encoding 50S ribosomal protein L28: MSKVCQVTGKRPVTGNNVSHAKNRTKRRFVPNLQSHRFWVEAEKRFVKLRVSTKGMRIIDKKGIDTVLVELRKRGEKV, from the coding sequence ATGTCCAAGGTATGTCAGGTAACCGGCAAGCGCCCGGTAACCGGAAACAACGTTTCTCACGCCAAAAACCGCACCAAGCGTCGCTTCGTGCCGAACCTGCAATCCCACCGTTTCTGGGTGGAAGCAGAGAAGCGTTTCGTTAAACTGCGTGTATCCACCAAAGGTATGCGTATTATCGATAAGAAAGGTATCGATACCGTACTGGTTGAGCTGCGTAAGCGCGGCGAGAAAGTTTAA
- a CDS encoding tetratricopeptide repeat protein, translated as MEIRQITASLVLSLVFATAAVAQQTDKKPEPQHKHYRESEQANKPSPSGALAPRLQNLGKHMFPVSCTSKRAQLFINQGVNLAYAFNHAEAGRSFREAARLAPDCAMAYWGQALVLGPNINVPMDQEAEPKAHELAQKAMSLRNKAGVTDRERALIEALAQRYTGDPTDRAQGDEAYAAAMAKVAERFPDDLDIATLYAESMMDLRPWNYWMRDGTPYPGTRETIALLESVMARNPKHPGALHLYIHLIEPTKNPERAEKAADTLKGLMPGAGHIVHMPAHIYQRVGRYEDSANTNRRAIAADEDYISQCRAQGIYPMAYYPHNIHFLWFATTAQGHSAAAIDAAQKTAEQISDEALVQMPLLAGFRVVPYWALARFGKWDQVLALPKPPADPFLTGAWHYVRGLAYIGKGDLDAAGAELQTLQKLAASPALDYSMFSPNSAAGILAVAPEVLAGELAAARKNYDEAIAHLSRAVRLEDGLVYTEPAEWHYPPRLALGAVLLEAGRPGEAETVYWQDLDQHPDNGWALFGLAEALKQQHKSDEAEQIEARFRKAWRNADVKLTASRIR; from the coding sequence ATGGAAATCCGTCAGATAACCGCTTCCCTGGTCCTGTCGCTTGTTTTCGCTACAGCAGCGGTTGCGCAGCAAACCGACAAAAAGCCGGAACCGCAACACAAGCACTACCGCGAATCCGAGCAAGCGAACAAGCCCTCCCCCTCCGGCGCCCTTGCGCCACGCCTGCAGAATCTCGGCAAACACATGTTTCCGGTGAGCTGTACTTCCAAGCGTGCACAGTTGTTTATTAATCAGGGCGTCAACCTGGCGTATGCATTCAACCATGCCGAGGCCGGGCGCTCATTCCGCGAGGCGGCGCGGCTGGCCCCTGATTGCGCGATGGCTTACTGGGGGCAGGCGCTGGTACTCGGCCCCAATATCAACGTGCCGATGGACCAGGAAGCAGAACCCAAAGCCCACGAGCTGGCACAGAAGGCGATGTCCCTGCGCAATAAAGCGGGCGTAACCGACCGCGAGCGCGCACTGATCGAAGCGCTTGCACAGCGCTATACCGGCGACCCTACCGATCGTGCCCAGGGTGACGAGGCCTACGCGGCGGCGATGGCGAAAGTGGCCGAACGTTTTCCCGACGATCTGGATATCGCGACTTTGTACGCCGAATCGATGATGGATTTGCGGCCATGGAATTACTGGATGCGCGATGGCACTCCCTATCCCGGCACCCGGGAAACGATCGCACTACTGGAGTCGGTGATGGCACGCAACCCGAAACACCCGGGAGCGTTGCACCTGTACATTCACCTGATCGAGCCCACCAAAAACCCCGAGCGCGCCGAAAAAGCAGCGGACACCCTGAAGGGACTGATGCCGGGTGCCGGCCATATTGTGCACATGCCCGCACATATCTATCAGCGCGTGGGCCGCTATGAAGATTCTGCCAATACCAATCGACGGGCGATCGCCGCCGACGAGGATTACATCAGCCAGTGCCGGGCCCAGGGCATCTACCCGATGGCCTACTACCCGCACAACATTCATTTTCTGTGGTTCGCCACTACTGCCCAGGGCCACAGCGCCGCGGCCATCGATGCTGCGCAAAAGACCGCCGAGCAAATTTCCGATGAAGCCCTGGTCCAGATGCCGCTACTCGCCGGTTTCCGGGTAGTGCCTTACTGGGCGCTGGCACGGTTCGGCAAATGGGATCAGGTTCTGGCGCTGCCGAAACCACCCGCGGATCCGTTCCTGACCGGCGCCTGGCACTATGTGCGGGGGCTCGCCTATATCGGCAAGGGAGATCTGGATGCCGCAGGTGCCGAGCTGCAGACCCTGCAAAAGCTCGCGGCCAGTCCCGCACTGGATTACTCCATGTTTTCGCCCAACAGTGCTGCGGGGATTCTTGCGGTCGCGCCCGAGGTGTTGGCGGGCGAGCTGGCGGCGGCACGCAAAAACTACGATGAGGCCATTGCCCACCTGAGCCGTGCGGTACGGCTGGAGGACGGGCTGGTGTATACCGAGCCTGCGGAATGGCACTACCCGCCGCGCCTGGCCCTGGGCGCTGTGCTGCTGGAGGCCGGGCGCCCGGGGGAAGCGGAAACCGTGTACTGGCAGGACCTGGATCAGCACCCGGATAATGGCTGGGCCCTGTTTGGCCTGGCCGAGGCGTTAAAGCAGCAGCACAAATCCGATGAGGCGGAGCAGATCGAGGCCCGGTTCAGGAAAGCCTGGCGGAATGCCGATGTGAAACTGACCGCCTCCCGGATCCGCTGA
- the sugE gene encoding quaternary ammonium compound efflux SMR transporter SugE: protein MPNPWLLLLIAGLLEVGWAIGLKYTQGFTKPLPSVLTIITMIASFYFLAQALKTIPVGTGYAVWTGIGAVGTAILGIVLFAESSALPRLACIGLIVAGIIGLKLTSPT from the coding sequence ATGCCCAATCCGTGGCTTCTTTTATTGATAGCGGGACTACTGGAAGTGGGCTGGGCGATTGGGCTCAAATACACACAGGGCTTCACCAAACCACTGCCCAGTGTGCTCACGATCATTACCATGATCGCGAGCTTTTATTTCCTCGCCCAGGCGCTGAAGACCATTCCGGTGGGCACCGGTTATGCGGTGTGGACCGGTATCGGCGCCGTGGGGACGGCGATTCTGGGGATCGTACTGTTCGCGGAATCCAGCGCACTGCCACGTCTGGCCTGCATCGGGCTGATCGTGGCCGGGATTATCGGTCTCAAGCTGACCTCGCCCACCTGA
- the rpmG gene encoding 50S ribosomal protein L33, whose amino-acid sequence MRDKIRLNSSAGTGHFYTTDKNKRNMPEKMEIKKYDPVVRKHVMYKEGKIK is encoded by the coding sequence ATGCGTGACAAGATTCGCCTGAATTCCAGCGCCGGTACCGGCCATTTCTACACCACTGACAAGAACAAGCGCAACATGCCTGAGAAAATGGAGATCAAAAAATACGATCCCGTTGTTCGCAAGCACGTTATGTACAAGGAAGGCAAAATCAAGTAA
- the pyrE gene encoding orotate phosphoribosyltransferase — MQQYQRDFIQLALEHDVLCFGDFTLKSGRQSPYFFNAGRFHSGAALAALGNAYAEAIIASGVEFDVIFGPAYKGIPLGAVTAVALAQKGVDKPFCYNRKEAKDHGEGGTLVGAPLKGKVLIIDDVITAGTAVREVMQIIKAQGAEPAGVVIGLNRQEKAGDDTELSAIQQVEQEYSIPVIGIVELDDIISYLKSEAASDALLQQIIDYRERYGVSTEG, encoded by the coding sequence ATGCAGCAGTACCAGCGCGACTTTATCCAACTGGCCCTGGAGCACGATGTGCTCTGTTTCGGGGATTTTACGCTGAAATCCGGGCGCCAGAGCCCCTATTTCTTCAATGCCGGTCGATTCCACAGCGGTGCGGCGCTTGCCGCTCTGGGCAATGCCTATGCGGAGGCGATCATAGCCTCTGGAGTGGAGTTTGATGTCATCTTCGGGCCGGCTTATAAAGGCATCCCGCTGGGAGCGGTGACCGCGGTGGCGCTGGCGCAGAAAGGGGTAGATAAACCCTTCTGTTACAACCGGAAAGAGGCCAAGGACCACGGCGAGGGCGGAACCTTAGTGGGTGCGCCGCTTAAAGGCAAGGTTTTGATCATCGATGACGTGATTACTGCGGGAACCGCCGTGCGTGAAGTCATGCAGATCATCAAGGCCCAGGGCGCCGAGCCTGCAGGTGTGGTGATTGGCCTGAACCGTCAGGAAAAGGCCGGGGACGACACCGAACTCTCCGCGATTCAGCAGGTTGAGCAGGAGTACAGCATTCCTGTGATTGGTATTGTGGAACTGGATGATATTATTTCTTATCTTAAGTCCGAGGCTGCCAGTGACGCGTTACTGCAGCAGATTATCGACTACCGCGAGCGTTATGGAGTGAGTACTGAGGGGTAA
- the argB gene encoding acetylglutamate kinase, translating into MSLDQKSALRVAQVLNEALPYIQRFIGKTVVVKFGGNAMVDEKLQNSFARDVILMKLVGMNPVVVHGGGPQIGDLLDKLSIESRFVDGMRVTDSETMDVVEMVLGGTVNKQIVNLINKNGGRAVGVTGKDGLLIRARKLRRKEDTAGLHASEIIDIGHVGEVESVDTGVIDMLINSDFIPVIAPIGVGKNGESYNINADLVAGKIAEYLKAEKLMLLTNVAGLQDKAGEVLTGLSTLEVDGLIADGTIYGGMLPKIACALDAVKAGVTSAHIIDGRVPHAVLLEIFTDTGVGTLITNSVLEREEESA; encoded by the coding sequence ATGTCCCTGGATCAGAAATCTGCCCTGCGTGTGGCGCAGGTTCTCAATGAAGCCCTGCCCTATATCCAGCGCTTTATCGGCAAGACCGTGGTGGTCAAATTCGGCGGCAACGCCATGGTGGATGAAAAGCTGCAGAACAGCTTCGCACGCGATGTGATCCTGATGAAGCTGGTGGGCATGAACCCGGTAGTTGTGCATGGCGGCGGCCCCCAGATTGGCGACCTGCTGGACAAGCTGAGCATCGAATCGCGCTTTGTCGACGGCATGCGCGTGACCGACAGTGAGACCATGGACGTGGTCGAAATGGTGCTCGGCGGCACCGTGAATAAACAGATCGTCAACCTGATCAACAAAAATGGCGGCCGCGCCGTTGGTGTCACCGGCAAGGACGGGCTACTGATCCGCGCCCGCAAACTGCGCCGCAAGGAAGACACGGCCGGCCTGCACGCCTCGGAAATCATCGACATCGGCCACGTGGGTGAAGTGGAAAGCGTCGACACCGGCGTGATCGACATGCTGATCAACAGCGACTTTATCCCGGTTATCGCCCCCATCGGGGTTGGTAAAAATGGCGAGTCCTACAACATTAACGCCGACCTGGTAGCAGGCAAAATCGCCGAGTATCTCAAAGCGGAAAAGCTCATGCTGCTCACCAATGTGGCCGGGCTACAGGACAAGGCAGGCGAGGTACTCACCGGCCTCTCAACCCTGGAAGTGGACGGCCTGATTGCCGATGGCACCATCTACGGTGGCATGCTACCCAAGATCGCCTGCGCGCTGGATGCCGTAAAAGCGGGCGTCACTTCCGCGCACATCATTGATGGGCGCGTGCCCCACGCGGTACTGCTCGAGATCTTCACCGATACCGGCGTCGGGACCCTGATTACCAATAGTGTTCTTGAAAGGGAAGAAGAGAGTGCGTGA
- a CDS encoding phosphomannomutase/phosphoglucomutase, with the protein MSLPALLAVAVWLGGAHLLMSNVIQGHNASSVHSAAQTAANGYAQKLGTFFAQRAQKLDTLELPQKTSIATAVGQTTLQFFSPEQLRVGAGKPPLDFAQVDLLKRSLEQAQKPEFLRGSDNQWRLYSARVDAGGIFLASQPFAFFERTLSGLDQSIGTIQVNQQFPDGPAQSLWGSPAVPRGGDSASAPVDGSYLKVTFTPSTAFAADHSISAGWIYGVALIGLLASLFALWKQLPADGGAAPWEQSSRKGRTPAKKGLSKEDLQSPPTTQQAALATAAASAPKVQEAARGELMRTPSTDIPAHVFRAYDIRGVAGEEINEPFAYQLGRALGTIALQSGEQLLLVGRDGRNSSELLRDCLIEGILESGCAAVDLGLVPSPVLYFACAKGKNANSGVMVTASHNPAEYNGFKIVMNGRPLADERLHEVRALMQSGEFASGEASNGRQDVRESYIDEIFNDVALAGQPRIVIDAGNGATSELAPELFEQLGCEVQTLYCEVDGNFPNHAPDPSRPENLADLIDAVKGDGADLGIALDGDGDRVTLVTSSGRIVWADQLVMLLARDILARNPGSDIVFDVKSTRALANLVTQYGGRPVMWKTGHAPMKEKMLETGALLGGELSGHIFIKDRWYGFDDGIYAAARILEIMALREQTLDELIDSLPQMVNTPEILLPVAEGDKFALIDRLRKEGRFGDADLNTIDGLRIEFADGWGLVRASNTTAALTLRFEADDETALARIREQVSTQLQKLDSALVLPQ; encoded by the coding sequence TTGAGCTTGCCCGCGCTACTCGCTGTAGCGGTATGGCTGGGCGGTGCGCACCTGCTGATGTCGAATGTCATTCAGGGGCACAATGCCAGCAGTGTGCACAGTGCAGCACAAACCGCCGCAAACGGGTATGCGCAGAAACTCGGGACCTTCTTCGCCCAGCGAGCACAAAAGCTCGACACCCTGGAGCTTCCGCAAAAAACCAGTATTGCCACCGCGGTGGGGCAGACTACCCTGCAGTTTTTCTCACCGGAGCAGCTGCGTGTGGGCGCGGGGAAACCACCCCTCGATTTTGCCCAGGTCGACCTGTTGAAACGCAGCCTGGAGCAGGCCCAGAAGCCGGAATTCCTGCGCGGCAGCGACAACCAGTGGCGGCTTTACAGTGCGCGTGTCGACGCCGGTGGCATATTCCTCGCCAGCCAGCCATTCGCGTTTTTTGAGCGCACACTGTCCGGGCTCGACCAGAGTATCGGCACCATTCAGGTTAACCAGCAGTTCCCCGACGGCCCCGCACAGAGCCTGTGGGGCTCGCCCGCTGTCCCCAGGGGTGGTGACTCAGCCAGCGCACCGGTGGACGGTTCCTACCTGAAGGTTACTTTTACCCCATCCACTGCATTCGCGGCCGATCACAGCATTTCCGCGGGCTGGATTTACGGCGTTGCGCTGATCGGTTTGCTCGCCTCCCTGTTTGCATTGTGGAAACAGCTCCCCGCCGATGGCGGTGCCGCGCCCTGGGAGCAATCTTCCCGCAAGGGCCGGACGCCGGCGAAGAAAGGCCTGAGCAAGGAAGACCTGCAAAGCCCGCCCACGACCCAACAGGCAGCACTGGCAACCGCTGCGGCATCGGCGCCCAAGGTTCAGGAAGCTGCCCGCGGCGAGCTGATGCGCACCCCGAGCACCGACATTCCGGCACATGTATTCCGCGCCTACGATATCCGCGGTGTCGCCGGGGAGGAAATCAACGAGCCATTTGCGTACCAGCTGGGCCGCGCACTGGGCACCATCGCCCTGCAGTCCGGTGAGCAGCTGTTGCTGGTGGGCCGCGACGGTCGCAACAGCAGTGAATTGCTGCGGGACTGCCTGATCGAGGGCATTCTGGAAAGTGGCTGTGCTGCCGTGGATCTCGGCCTGGTGCCATCCCCGGTACTCTATTTCGCCTGCGCCAAGGGCAAGAACGCCAATAGCGGCGTGATGGTGACCGCGAGCCACAACCCCGCCGAATACAACGGTTTCAAGATTGTGATGAACGGCCGTCCGCTGGCCGACGAGCGCCTGCACGAGGTGCGCGCGCTGATGCAGTCCGGTGAGTTTGCCAGTGGTGAGGCCAGTAACGGCCGTCAGGATGTGCGCGAAAGCTATATCGACGAAATCTTCAATGACGTCGCCCTGGCGGGCCAGCCGCGCATCGTCATCGATGCCGGCAACGGCGCCACCTCCGAACTGGCGCCGGAACTGTTCGAGCAACTGGGCTGCGAAGTCCAAACCCTCTACTGCGAAGTGGATGGCAACTTCCCCAACCACGCCCCGGACCCCTCACGCCCGGAAAACCTTGCGGACCTTATCGACGCAGTAAAGGGCGATGGCGCCGATCTGGGTATTGCCCTCGATGGCGACGGTGACCGGGTCACCCTGGTCACCAGCAGCGGCCGCATCGTATGGGCGGATCAGCTGGTGATGCTGCTCGCGCGGGATATCCTGGCGCGCAACCCGGGCTCGGATATCGTATTCGATGTGAAAAGTACCCGGGCCCTCGCCAACCTGGTCACCCAGTATGGCGGCCGGCCGGTGATGTGGAAGACCGGGCACGCGCCAATGAAGGAAAAAATGCTGGAGACCGGCGCGCTGCTCGGCGGGGAGCTTTCCGGGCACATCTTTATCAAGGACCGCTGGTACGGATTCGACGACGGCATCTATGCGGCGGCGCGGATACTAGAGATCATGGCACTGCGCGAGCAGACCCTCGACGAACTTATCGATTCCCTGCCACAGATGGTCAACACTCCGGAAATTCTGTTGCCGGTCGCAGAAGGCGATAAGTTCGCGCTGATCGATCGCCTGCGTAAAGAAGGCCGCTTCGGTGACGCCGACCTCAATACCATCGATGGCCTGCGTATCGAGTTCGCCGACGGCTGGGGACTGGTGCGCGCCTCCAATACCACCGCCGCGCTCACCCTGCGCTTCGAGGCCGATGACGAGACCGCCCTCGCGCGCATTCGCGAGCAGGTATCCACGCAACTTCAGAAACTCGATTCCGCCCTGGTCCTACCGCAATAA
- the radC gene encoding RadC family protein, whose product MAITDWPAEERPREKLLAKGAAALSDAELLAIFLRTGLPGISAVDLARQLLADFGGLRPLLEAERKVFCAGKGLGDAKFVQLQAVLEMGRRHLAEDLKRANALTSPQAVRDYLSAQLRHRTREVFCCLFLDSQHRVIAYEELFEGTLNAASVYPREVVQAALARGAAAVILAHNHPSGVSEPSQADIHITGRLKDALALVDIRVLDHLIVGEGAGCSFAERGLI is encoded by the coding sequence ATGGCGATTACGGACTGGCCGGCGGAAGAGCGGCCGCGGGAGAAGCTGCTGGCCAAGGGGGCTGCAGCGCTGTCCGATGCAGAGCTGCTGGCGATTTTTCTGCGCACCGGGCTTCCGGGTATCTCGGCGGTGGATCTGGCGCGGCAGTTGCTGGCGGACTTTGGCGGTCTGCGGCCGTTGCTGGAGGCGGAGCGCAAGGTGTTCTGCGCCGGCAAGGGGCTGGGGGATGCGAAGTTTGTGCAGCTGCAGGCAGTGCTGGAGATGGGGCGGCGCCATCTGGCGGAAGACCTGAAGCGCGCGAATGCGCTGACCAGTCCGCAGGCGGTACGTGACTATCTATCCGCACAGTTGCGCCACCGTACCCGGGAGGTGTTCTGCTGCCTGTTTCTGGACAGCCAGCACCGGGTGATTGCCTATGAGGAGTTGTTCGAGGGTACGCTGAACGCGGCGAGCGTCTATCCCCGTGAGGTGGTGCAGGCGGCCCTGGCCAGGGGCGCCGCAGCCGTCATCCTCGCCCACAACCACCCCTCCGGGGTCAGCGAACCCAGCCAGGCGGATATCCACATCACCGGGCGGTTGAAGGATGCGCTGGCACTGGTGGATATCCGGGTGCTGGACCACCTGATCGTCGGCGAAGGCGCCGGGTGCTCGTTTGCGGAGCGGGGTCTTATCTGA
- the mutM gene encoding bifunctional DNA-formamidopyrimidine glycosylase/DNA-(apurinic or apyrimidinic site) lyase: MPELPEVETTKRGLAPHLEGRKVKLCEIRQHSLRWPVDADFAEKIKGARIQHLDRRAKYLLVQTDKGMAIWHLGMSGSLRIVDGALPPQKHDHIDWLLDSGQRLRFHDPRRFGALLWTTEDIAEHELIAHLGPEPLSEDFHGDYLFSASRGRKAPVKSFIMDGRIVVGVGNIYASEALFVAGIRPTTPAGKISRLRYQRLAEAIKAVLASAIAQGGTTLRDFVGGDGKPGYFAQQLNVYGRAGEPCRRCPGTIREQIIGQRNTFFCPRCQR, from the coding sequence ATGCCTGAATTACCAGAAGTCGAAACCACCAAACGCGGACTCGCTCCTCACCTCGAGGGGCGCAAGGTAAAACTGTGCGAGATCCGCCAGCACAGTCTGCGCTGGCCGGTGGATGCCGACTTTGCGGAAAAAATCAAAGGCGCCCGTATCCAGCACCTCGACCGCCGCGCCAAATACCTGCTGGTGCAAACCGACAAAGGCATGGCGATCTGGCACCTGGGCATGTCCGGCAGTCTGCGGATCGTCGACGGCGCATTGCCCCCGCAAAAGCACGACCATATCGACTGGCTCCTCGATAGCGGCCAGCGCCTGCGCTTCCACGACCCCCGCCGTTTTGGCGCCCTGCTGTGGACCACCGAAGATATCGCCGAGCACGAGCTCATTGCCCACCTCGGCCCCGAGCCGTTGAGCGAAGACTTCCACGGCGACTACCTGTTCAGCGCTTCCCGCGGCCGCAAGGCCCCGGTGAAAAGCTTCATCATGGACGGCCGCATCGTCGTCGGCGTCGGTAATATCTATGCGAGTGAGGCCCTGTTTGTGGCCGGTATCCGCCCCACCACCCCCGCCGGAAAAATCTCCCGTCTGCGTTACCAGAGGCTGGCGGAAGCGATAAAGGCTGTGCTGGCTTCCGCCATTGCACAGGGTGGCACCACCTTAAGAGACTTCGTCGGCGGCGATGGCAAGCCCGGCTACTTCGCCCAGCAGTTGAACGTCTATGGTCGCGCCGGTGAGCCCTGCCGGCGTTGCCCCGGTACCATCCGCGAGCAGATCATCGGCCAGCGCAACACCTTCTTCTGCCCCCGCTGCCAGCGCTGA
- a CDS encoding exodeoxyribonuclease III, with the protein MRIVSLSVDGVHQAAQRGLYDWLSDQDADIICLQDLRSLEPELDHPIFHPDGYYSYFFDSGTPHENGVAIYTRAQPKALIYGMGFANGVDMYGRYLQADFERLSVGSLLAPVATDEASLEVKVQFFDDMQAHLSKISRKRRDFIFCGNWGMAHRRADVENWQDYQDTPGFMRHEQRWLDQLFNEIGYVDAFRRVVKDADEFTWWPSGEPGKGDGWRTDMQIVSQTLKNKIEYGAINKNVNFSSHLPLIMDYDLEV; encoded by the coding sequence ATGCGAATAGTGAGTTTGTCCGTTGACGGTGTGCACCAGGCTGCACAGCGCGGGCTGTACGATTGGCTGTCAGATCAGGACGCAGATATCATCTGTCTGCAGGATCTGCGCTCACTGGAACCGGAGCTGGATCACCCCATCTTCCATCCGGACGGATACTACAGCTATTTCTTCGACTCGGGCACGCCCCATGAAAATGGTGTGGCGATCTATACCCGTGCCCAGCCCAAAGCGCTGATCTATGGCATGGGCTTTGCCAATGGCGTCGATATGTATGGCCGCTACCTGCAAGCGGACTTCGAGCGCCTGAGTGTCGGCTCCCTGCTCGCCCCGGTGGCCACCGATGAAGCGTCGCTTGAGGTAAAGGTCCAGTTCTTCGATGACATGCAGGCCCACCTGTCCAAGATCAGTCGCAAACGCCGGGACTTCATCTTCTGTGGCAACTGGGGCATGGCCCACCGCCGCGCGGATGTGGAGAACTGGCAGGACTACCAGGACACCCCGGGGTTCATGCGCCACGAACAGCGCTGGCTCGACCAGCTTTTCAACGAGATCGGTTATGTAGACGCCTTCCGCCGGGTAGTGAAAGACGCGGACGAATTTACCTGGTGGCCCAGCGGCGAACCGGGCAAGGGCGACGGCTGGCGCACCGATATGCAGATCGTTTCCCAGACCCTGAAGAACAAGATCGAATACGGCGCCATCAACAAGAACGTCAATTTCTCCAGCCACCTGCCGCTGATCATGGATTACGACCTGGAGGTCTGA
- the coaBC gene encoding bifunctional phosphopantothenoylcysteine decarboxylase/phosphopantothenate--cysteine ligase CoaBC: MPSLADKRILLGVTGGIAAYKSADLVRRLQDRGATVRVVMTAGAREFVQPLTFQALSGNPVHTDLLDPAAEAAMGHIELAKWADVILIAPASASVMAKLAAGIADDLLTTLCLASDAPLIVAPAMNQAMWRNVATQDNAKTLQRRGTTLLGPGAGSQACGDVGPGRMLEPLDIVDGLIKAIAPEQVLKGKKVTITAGPTREALDPVRYLSNHSSGKMGFAIAAAAARAGAEVTLIAGPVRLDTPAGIKRVDVVSTEDMLRAAEAAADDCDLFIASAAVVDFRPTVVAAQKIKKEDDNESDVLQLVKNPDIVATIAGRTSKRPFVVGFAAETEKVAEHAKGKLARKNLDMIIANDVSDPEGGFNSDRNQVMVIDHAGEQALPAALKTELATQLVELIATRAFPGQHQ, from the coding sequence ATGCCCTCTCTGGCCGACAAACGGATACTGCTTGGCGTTACCGGCGGCATCGCCGCCTATAAAAGCGCCGACCTGGTACGCAGGCTCCAGGATCGCGGCGCCACCGTGCGCGTGGTGATGACCGCCGGAGCCCGCGAATTCGTACAGCCGCTGACGTTTCAGGCCCTGTCTGGCAACCCGGTACACACCGATCTGCTGGATCCGGCCGCCGAGGCCGCCATGGGACATATCGAACTGGCCAAGTGGGCCGATGTGATCCTGATTGCCCCGGCCAGCGCCAGTGTGATGGCCAAGCTCGCCGCCGGTATCGCCGACGACCTGCTGACCACCCTGTGCCTCGCCAGCGACGCGCCGCTGATCGTCGCCCCGGCGATGAATCAGGCCATGTGGCGAAACGTCGCGACCCAGGACAACGCGAAAACCCTGCAACGCCGCGGCACAACCCTGCTGGGGCCGGGCGCCGGCAGTCAGGCCTGTGGCGATGTGGGCCCCGGACGTATGCTCGAACCGCTGGATATCGTCGACGGGCTGATAAAAGCCATCGCACCGGAACAGGTACTGAAGGGCAAGAAGGTCACGATCACCGCCGGTCCTACCCGCGAGGCGCTGGACCCGGTGCGCTACCTGAGCAATCACAGCTCGGGAAAGATGGGCTTCGCCATTGCCGCCGCCGCCGCCCGCGCCGGCGCCGAAGTCACCCTGATCGCCGGTCCGGTGCGTCTCGACACACCGGCGGGGATCAAGCGGGTGGATGTGGTCAGCACCGAGGATATGCTCAGGGCCGCAGAAGCGGCCGCCGATGACTGCGACCTGTTTATTGCGTCCGCCGCGGTGGTCGACTTCCGGCCGACCGTGGTCGCCGCACAGAAGATAAAGAAAGAAGACGACAACGAAAGCGATGTGCTGCAACTGGTAAAAAATCCGGATATTGTCGCCACTATCGCAGGCCGTACCAGCAAGCGCCCGTTTGTTGTGGGCTTTGCCGCAGAGACCGAAAAGGTCGCCGAGCACGCCAAAGGCAAGCTCGCACGTAAAAATCTCGACATGATCATTGCCAATGACGTGAGCGACCCGGAAGGGGGCTTCAACAGCGACCGCAATCAGGTCATGGTGATCGATCACGCTGGCGAGCAAGCGCTGCCAGCGGCACTCAAGACGGAACTGGCGACACAGCTGGTAGAACTGATCGCTACCCGGGCATTTCCGGGTCAGCACCAGTAA
- the slmA gene encoding nucleoid occlusion factor SlmA, with protein sequence MSSEKINRRQQILQALAHMLEASPGARITTAALAKEVGFSEAALYRHFPSKSKMFEGLIEFIEETIFSRIKIIMQDEPSALARCQKILHLLLAFCERNPGITRLLTGDALTGETERLHGRILQLFDRLETQLKQILREAELREQLRPAIPLTAAANLLLASAEGRIVQYVRSGFKRKPTEHWMEQWPVLVAGFFREGALAAQG encoded by the coding sequence ATGAGCAGCGAAAAAATCAATCGGCGCCAGCAGATCCTGCAGGCCCTGGCCCACATGCTGGAAGCCAGTCCCGGCGCCCGTATCACCACCGCGGCACTCGCCAAAGAGGTGGGATTCTCCGAAGCGGCGCTCTACCGCCACTTCCCCAGCAAATCCAAGATGTTCGAAGGGCTGATCGAATTCATCGAAGAGACCATCTTCAGCCGCATCAAGATCATCATGCAGGACGAGCCCAGTGCACTGGCCCGCTGCCAGAAAATCCTGCATCTGCTGCTCGCCTTCTGCGAACGCAACCCCGGGATCACCCGCCTGCTCACCGGCGACGCCCTGACCGGTGAAACCGAACGCCTGCACGGCCGTATCCTGCAACTGTTCGACCGCCTGGAAACCCAGCTCAAACAGATTCTGCGGGAAGCCGAATTGCGCGAGCAGCTGCGCCCTGCGATCCCGCTCACTGCCGCGGCCAACCTGCTGCTGGCGAGCGCCGAGGGTCGCATCGTCCAGTACGTGCGCAGTGGGTTCAAACGCAAGCCCACCGAACACTGGATGGAGCAGTGGCCGGTACTGGTCGCGGGGTTCTTCAGGGAAGGTGCGCTGGCTGCGCAGGGATAG